In Desulfonatronospira thiodismutans ASO3-1, a single window of DNA contains:
- a CDS encoding MFS transporter yields the protein MDRMNILPDFIRQKPGLALFAMLAVAVSGFGQTFFVSVFGEEIRTSAGLSHTAYGSIYSLATLVSAAMLFKFGRLVDIWPLSRAVLLATAILALGCLLVGLKGGVLLLSVGFFCIRFGGQGLFGHMGMTTAARYFSAHRGKAVALAGSGFPLAEAVLPASAVFMAALWGWHVPWLASAGFLVLMVLPLLYYLTRDIPAPVQDLAGKEAKDSLRSHTREEVVRDRGFYMVLPAILASPFMVTALLFHQAAVASMQGWSMHVVGTAFTCYAAGHLGALLGTGPLVDRISAGKTLPLAVLPMAAGLMILAAFQGIWVAYVYLGLMGMTHGMTATAGGAVWAERYGLLHLGSIRAMAQSAVVLSTAAAPLLAGFLLDQGLGINILAAILAATTLTCGVLARFAPAPRS from the coding sequence ATGGACAGAATGAATATTCTACCGGATTTTATCAGGCAAAAACCGGGCCTGGCGCTTTTTGCCATGCTGGCGGTGGCGGTTTCCGGGTTCGGACAGACCTTTTTCGTCTCGGTTTTCGGGGAAGAAATCCGTACCTCTGCCGGGCTTTCGCACACTGCTTACGGCAGTATCTACAGCCTGGCCACCCTGGTAAGTGCGGCCATGCTCTTCAAGTTCGGCAGGCTGGTTGATATCTGGCCTCTTTCCAGGGCTGTGCTGCTGGCCACAGCCATTCTTGCCCTGGGGTGCCTGCTTGTGGGCCTCAAGGGCGGGGTGCTGTTGCTAAGTGTTGGTTTTTTCTGCATACGCTTCGGTGGGCAGGGTCTTTTCGGGCATATGGGCATGACCACGGCTGCCAGGTATTTTTCTGCTCACAGGGGCAAGGCAGTGGCTCTGGCCGGCTCGGGATTTCCCCTGGCTGAAGCTGTCCTGCCTGCCAGTGCTGTGTTCATGGCTGCTCTCTGGGGGTGGCATGTTCCCTGGCTGGCCTCTGCCGGATTCCTGGTGCTGATGGTTTTGCCCCTGCTGTATTATCTGACCAGGGATATACCAGCTCCTGTTCAGGACCTGGCGGGCAAAGAAGCCAAAGACTCTCTTAGAAGCCACACCCGGGAAGAGGTGGTAAGGGACAGGGGTTTTTACATGGTCCTGCCTGCGATTCTGGCCTCACCGTTTATGGTCACAGCCCTTTTGTTTCACCAGGCTGCCGTTGCCTCCATGCAGGGATGGTCCATGCATGTTGTGGGTACGGCATTTACCTGTTATGCTGCGGGGCACCTGGGAGCGCTTCTGGGGACAGGTCCCCTGGTGGACCGCATCAGTGCGGGCAAAACCCTGCCTCTGGCGGTGCTGCCCATGGCAGCCGGCCTGATGATACTTGCGGCTTTCCAGGGGATATGGGTGGCATATGTTTACCTGGGGCTCATGGGCATGACCCACGGCATGACCGCTACAGCCGGAGGGGCTGTCTGGGCGGAGCGCTACGGTCTGCTTCACCTGGGCTCCATCAGGGCCATGGCTCAGTCAGCGGTGGTTCTGTCTACAGCGGCTGCTCCTCTGCTGGCGGGTTTTCTGCTGGATCAGGGGCTGGGCATAAATATTCTGGCTGCCATTCTGGCAGCAACAACTCTGACCTGCGGGGTTCTGGCACGCTTTGCCCCTGCCCCCCGGAGTTAG
- a CDS encoding patatin-like phospholipase family protein: protein MKDTNNKQRNTTGCSRRDFLAAAGMAGAGLVAWPGFAAHAGEGKPEASRTGVGLALGAGGANGLAHIAVLEALDEIKVRPKIIAGSSIGAILGVLYASGISGREMREAALEIFDSQPSIWGGWLERITGSGLLDMLRPGLGEGGLLDPEGVLDFVREKIQVQDFEELQIPLKVVATDFWRREQVVFDSGEIIPAIEASMAVPGLFAPVRYQDRLLVDGAIVNPVPFDLVLDSCDISVAVDVSGKSSPDNKERPSYLDTIFATFEIMQESIMQQKLRIYSPDIYLRPEVVDVRLMQFNKIKRILKEAEPARERLKEELERLL, encoded by the coding sequence ATGAAAGATACCAACAACAAACAAAGAAATACAACCGGCTGCAGCCGCAGGGATTTTCTGGCTGCAGCCGGTATGGCCGGAGCCGGACTGGTGGCCTGGCCGGGATTTGCGGCCCATGCAGGTGAAGGCAAGCCCGAAGCTTCCCGCACGGGAGTCGGTCTGGCTCTGGGTGCAGGCGGTGCCAACGGCCTGGCCCATATTGCAGTGCTGGAAGCCCTGGACGAAATTAAAGTCCGGCCAAAAATCATTGCCGGAAGCAGTATAGGGGCCATTCTGGGAGTTCTGTATGCTTCGGGCATATCAGGCCGGGAGATGCGCGAGGCAGCCCTGGAAATCTTTGACTCCCAGCCCAGCATCTGGGGAGGGTGGCTGGAGAGAATCACCGGCAGCGGACTTCTGGATATGCTCAGGCCCGGCCTTGGAGAGGGCGGACTTTTGGACCCTGAAGGAGTCCTGGACTTTGTGCGGGAAAAGATCCAGGTGCAGGACTTTGAAGAGCTGCAAATTCCTCTTAAGGTGGTGGCTACAGACTTCTGGAGGCGGGAGCAGGTAGTATTTGACTCCGGGGAGATCATCCCGGCCATCGAGGCCAGTATGGCTGTTCCGGGGCTGTTCGCCCCGGTGCGCTACCAGGACAGGCTCCTGGTGGACGGGGCCATAGTCAACCCGGTGCCTTTCGATCTTGTACTGGACAGCTGCGATATTTCAGTTGCTGTGGATGTATCCGGGAAGAGTTCCCCGGATAACAAGGAGCGCCCATCCTACCTGGACACTATATTCGCCACCTTTGAGATAATGCAGGAATCCATAATGCAGCAAAAGCTAAGGATATATTCTCCGGATATTTATTTACGCCCGGAAGTAGTGGATGTGCGCCTGATGCAGTTCAACAAGATAAAAAGGATCCTTAAGGAGGCCGAGCCTGCCAGAGAAAGGCTTAAAGAAG